The following are from one region of the Phormidium sp. PBR-2020 genome:
- a CDS encoding carbonic anhydrase, translating into MKKLLKGLRQFKSNYFSTHQELFEQLSHGQKPRVLFITCSDSRIDPNLITNAEVGELFVIRNAGNIIPPFGAANGGEGAAVEYAVQALGVEHIIVCGHSHCGAMKGLLKRSSLEDEMPLVYEWLRHAEATRQLLKENYSHLEGETLLEVAVAENVLTQIENLRTYPVIHSKLYRNKLHLHAWIYHIETGEVLEYDSIRHDFVTPDENAMLEAYPVQCVLSLPEDVEELVPGHRQSSERTEVAAADRDAKMPWLSSEQVARIHGGSNGRR; encoded by the coding sequence ATGAAAAAACTGCTTAAGGGTCTGCGGCAATTTAAGTCGAATTATTTTAGTACCCACCAAGAACTGTTTGAACAACTCTCCCATGGACAAAAGCCAAGAGTTCTGTTTATTACCTGTTCTGACTCCCGCATTGACCCTAATTTAATCACGAATGCTGAGGTGGGAGAGCTGTTTGTAATTCGTAATGCCGGTAATATCATTCCCCCCTTCGGTGCTGCCAATGGTGGGGAAGGAGCAGCGGTGGAATATGCGGTGCAGGCGTTAGGAGTCGAACATATCATTGTTTGCGGTCATTCCCATTGTGGGGCAATGAAGGGATTGCTCAAACGCAGCAGCCTGGAGGATGAAATGCCATTGGTGTATGAGTGGCTGCGTCATGCGGAGGCCACCCGTCAGTTACTGAAGGAAAATTATTCCCACTTGGAGGGAGAAACGTTGCTGGAGGTGGCGGTGGCGGAAAATGTGCTGACGCAAATTGAGAATTTACGCACCTATCCGGTGATTCACTCGAAGCTGTATCGTAATAAGCTTCATTTACATGCCTGGATTTATCACATTGAGACGGGAGAGGTGCTTGAGTACGACAGTATCCGTCATGATTTTGTGACCCCGGATGAGAATGCAATGCTCGAAGCCTATCCGGTTCAATGTGTCCTCTCGTTACCGGAGGATGTGGAGGAGTTGGTACCGGGCCATCGACAATCTTCGGAGCGGACGGAGGTGGCCGCGGCCGATCGCGATGCAAAAATGCCTTGGCTCTCTTCGGAGCAGGTGGCCCGTATCCATGGTGGGTCTAACGGCCGCCGCTAG
- a CDS encoding SulP family inorganic anion transporter: MNLNPTVLKREWFSNVKGDILAGAVVGLALIPEAIAFSIIAGVDPKVGLYASFIIAVVTAFLGGRPGSISAATGAMALLMIDLVADHGLDYLLAATLLTGIFQVIFGVLKLGRQMKYVPRSVVTGYINALAVLIFLAQLPQLTDVPAAVYVIAALSLGIIYILPQFTQAFPSPLVAIAVMTIANVALDLDVPTVGDMGELPTALPVFSLADVPLNLETLQIILPTSLTMAIVGLLASFLTATLVDELTDTPSDKNQEAKGQGIANIITSFFGGMAGCGMIGQSVINVQSGGRGRLSTFAAGVLLLFAILALSDWVQQIPMATLVAVMIMVSIGTFRWTSIQTITRIPRTETVVMLTTMLLTIATRNFALGVATGIIMSTVFFSRKIAQLVFVDKVLSEDGNHRIYKVAGQIFFVSIEEFLESFDFSELVDRVTIDLTYAHLWDQGAVAAIDKVVLKFRRNGADVELLGLNEASATLLDKLTVQENPNLVEQQ, encoded by the coding sequence ATGAACTTAAATCCCACTGTCCTGAAACGAGAATGGTTCTCGAACGTGAAAGGTGATATTTTGGCCGGAGCCGTTGTCGGCCTGGCCTTAATTCCCGAGGCGATCGCCTTCTCCATTATTGCCGGCGTTGACCCCAAAGTGGGACTCTACGCCTCCTTCATCATCGCCGTGGTAACGGCCTTCCTGGGCGGACGGCCCGGTTCCATCTCCGCCGCCACCGGGGCCATGGCCTTGCTGATGATCGATTTAGTCGCCGATCATGGCTTAGACTATCTCCTGGCTGCCACCCTACTCACCGGAATCTTCCAGGTGATTTTTGGTGTCCTGAAACTGGGTCGGCAAATGAAATATGTCCCGCGATCAGTCGTCACCGGCTATATTAATGCCCTAGCGGTTTTGATTTTCTTGGCACAACTGCCGCAACTGACCGACGTTCCCGCTGCGGTGTATGTGATTGCGGCCTTATCTTTGGGCATCATCTATATTTTGCCCCAGTTTACCCAAGCCTTCCCCTCTCCCCTGGTGGCGATCGCCGTCATGACCATTGCCAATGTCGCCTTAGACCTTGACGTTCCCACCGTCGGCGATATGGGAGAACTGCCCACGGCCTTACCCGTCTTTAGCCTAGCTGATGTTCCCTTAAACCTAGAAACCCTACAGATCATTTTGCCCACCTCCCTAACCATGGCGATTGTGGGATTGTTAGCCTCCTTCCTCACCGCCACCTTGGTTGATGAATTGACTGACACCCCCAGCGACAAGAACCAGGAAGCCAAAGGACAGGGGATTGCTAACATCATCACCTCCTTCTTTGGGGGCATGGCCGGCTGCGGTATGATTGGCCAATCCGTGATTAACGTTCAATCGGGAGGCCGGGGCAGACTCTCCACCTTTGCCGCTGGTGTCCTGTTACTATTTGCCATCTTGGCCTTAAGTGACTGGGTGCAACAAATTCCCATGGCGACGCTGGTGGCCGTGATGATTATGGTCTCCATTGGCACCTTCCGCTGGACCTCCATTCAAACCATTACCCGGATTCCTCGCACTGAAACCGTCGTCATGCTAACCACCATGTTACTGACGATCGCCACCCGCAACTTTGCCCTAGGGGTTGCCACTGGCATTATCATGAGTACCGTATTCTTCTCGCGCAAAATCGCCCAGTTGGTCTTTGTGGACAAAGTGCTGAGCGAGGATGGCAACCACCGCATTTATAAAGTCGCCGGTCAGATCTTCTTTGTCTCCATTGAAGAATTTCTAGAGTCATTTGATTTTAGTGAACTGGTTGATCGCGTCACCATTGACCTGACCTATGCCCACCTTTGGGATCAAGGGGCCGTGGCGGCAATTGACAAAGTGGTTCTCAAGTTTCGTCGTAATGGTGCTGATGTTGAACTCCTCGGCTTAAATGAAGCCAGTGCCACCCTCCTAGATAAATTGACCGTTCAAGAAAACCCCAATTTAGTGGAGCAACAATAA
- a CDS encoding DUF3288 family protein codes for MKDQQHPQAKIDRMAINSLLAAEPDDLNLAELARLRVRYNGFPGARDIQTDLNTLLKRWNLTEEDLFKKTRELHSQARVFNVGTRKADEEDWS; via the coding sequence ATGAAAGACCAACAACATCCTCAAGCTAAAATTGATCGCATGGCCATCAACAGTCTCTTGGCCGCCGAACCCGACGACCTCAACCTCGCTGAACTCGCTCGCCTGCGAGTCCGCTATAACGGCTTTCCCGGCGCAAGAGATATCCAAACTGACCTGAATACCCTACTGAAACGTTGGAATTTGACTGAAGAAGACCTATTTAAGAAAACCCGAGAACTCCATAGCCAGGCCCGTGTTTTTAACGTGGGAACCCGCAAAGCTGATGAAGAAGATTGGAGTTAA
- a CDS encoding cation:proton antiporter produces MTLSPSFNFLIDPGGLSPLLATAAEAEADGATVLGGVLLSLIVIYLASKLGGEICARINLPPVLGDLVGGVVVGISVLNLIVFPETGAQASDSMIFRFIEATGELTPETLAASFSAESEVINILSELGVIILLFEIGLESELGELIKYGPQAAIVAVVGVVAPFAMGTAGLIYLFGTPAIPAIFAGAALTATSIGITAKVLAEINKLSSKEGQIIIGAAVLDDILGIVVLAVVASLVKTGEVQVTNILFLSVSAGAFLIGTILLGRLLAPYYVGLVGQLKTRGPLLIVSLIVMFLLAYVAAAIQLEAILGAFAAGLILGETEKRHELEEQVIPIADMLVPVFFVVVGARTDLAVLNPAVPSNREGLIIATFLIVVAIVGKVITGFTIFGQPDTNRLAIGIGMIPRGEVGLVFAGVGAASGVLSESLEAAIIVMVIVTTFVAPPLLRLVLERSDEASPTAEEA; encoded by the coding sequence ATGACCTTATCACCCTCATTTAATTTTCTAATTGACCCTGGTGGCTTGTCGCCTCTGTTAGCCACTGCGGCGGAGGCAGAAGCTGATGGGGCGACCGTCTTAGGCGGAGTTCTCTTGAGCTTAATCGTGATTTATCTCGCCAGTAAGCTCGGCGGCGAAATTTGTGCCCGGATTAACCTGCCCCCCGTTTTAGGGGATTTGGTTGGTGGAGTTGTCGTTGGCATTTCGGTCTTAAATCTGATTGTCTTTCCAGAAACTGGGGCCCAAGCCAGTGACTCGATGATTTTTCGCTTCATTGAAGCCACAGGAGAGTTAACCCCGGAAACCTTAGCCGCCTCATTCTCAGCCGAGAGTGAGGTGATTAATATTCTCTCAGAACTCGGGGTCATCATTCTCCTGTTTGAGATTGGCTTAGAGTCGGAACTCGGAGAACTGATTAAATACGGCCCCCAAGCGGCGATTGTGGCCGTGGTGGGGGTGGTTGCTCCCTTCGCCATGGGAACGGCGGGCCTGATTTACCTGTTTGGCACTCCGGCGATTCCGGCGATTTTTGCCGGTGCGGCGTTAACGGCTACCAGTATTGGGATTACTGCCAAAGTGCTAGCGGAAATCAACAAACTCAGTTCTAAGGAAGGGCAAATCATCATCGGGGCAGCGGTTCTCGATGATATCTTGGGCATCGTTGTCCTGGCGGTGGTGGCCAGTTTGGTTAAAACCGGCGAAGTCCAGGTGACGAATATTCTCTTCTTGAGCGTGAGTGCTGGGGCTTTCCTGATTGGTACCATTCTACTGGGTCGTCTGCTGGCTCCCTATTATGTGGGGCTAGTCGGACAACTGAAAACCCGTGGCCCGTTACTGATTGTCTCGCTGATTGTCATGTTCCTGCTGGCCTATGTGGCGGCGGCGATTCAACTTGAGGCAATTCTCGGGGCCTTTGCGGCTGGCTTGATTCTCGGGGAAACGGAAAAACGGCATGAGTTGGAGGAACAGGTCATTCCCATCGCCGATATGTTGGTTCCGGTCTTCTTTGTCGTGGTGGGCGCGCGCACAGATTTAGCGGTGCTGAATCCGGCGGTTCCCAGTAACCGGGAAGGGTTGATTATTGCCACCTTCTTAATTGTGGTGGCCATTGTCGGCAAAGTGATCACCGGCTTTACCATCTTTGGTCAACCGGATACCAATCGTTTGGCCATTGGGATTGGCATGATTCCCCGGGGTGAAGTGGGTCTGGTTTTCGCCGGCGTCGGTGCAGCTAGTGGGGTTCTCTCAGAATCCTTGGAAGCGGCTATTATTGTGATGGTGATCGTCACTACGTTTGTAGCCCCCCCTCTATTACGGCTGGTTCTCGAACGAAGCGATGAGGCGAGTCCCACGGCTGAAGAGGCCTAG
- a CDS encoding RNA-binding S4 domain-containing protein, which produces MIEDSEMIKLDQFLKWVGVVSTGGEAKLLIQDGEVQVNGTVETRRGRKLVPGDVVLARGQSYEVAEDEES; this is translated from the coding sequence ATGATTGAAGATTCTGAGATGATTAAACTGGACCAATTCCTGAAATGGGTGGGTGTGGTGAGTACTGGCGGTGAGGCTAAGCTGTTGATTCAGGATGGCGAGGTGCAGGTCAATGGTACGGTGGAAACCCGTCGGGGTCGTAAGTTGGTTCCGGGGGATGTGGTGCTGGCTCGGGGCCAATCCTATGAGGTGGCTGAGGATGAGGAGAGTTGA
- a CDS encoding S-methyl-5'-thioadenosine phosphorylase, whose translation MTDLAIGIIGGSGLYQMDDLENRQDHQLDTPFGPPSDALISGTLQGVPVVFLARHGRNHHLLPSELPFRANIHAFKQLGVQYLISASAVGSLAAAIKPLDMVVPDQFIDRTQHRTASFFGEGIVAHIGFADPVCPQLASLIAETASSLPLDGVDVHSGGTYICMEGPAFSTRAESHLYRSWGASVIGMTNLTEAKLAREAEIAYATLALVTDYDCWHPDHDSVTVEMVVNNLRLNAHNAQQVIRETVRRLHDAPFVSEAHSALKFAVLTPWDKVPETTKGKLELLLRPYL comes from the coding sequence ATGACGGATCTTGCCATCGGCATCATTGGCGGTAGTGGACTCTACCAAATGGACGACCTGGAGAATCGCCAAGACCATCAGCTTGATACCCCCTTTGGTCCTCCCTCCGATGCCCTCATCAGCGGAACCCTGCAAGGGGTTCCTGTTGTCTTTTTAGCCCGACATGGACGCAATCACCATCTGCTGCCATCGGAACTTCCCTTTCGAGCCAACATTCACGCCTTTAAACAGCTTGGCGTGCAATATCTGATCTCTGCCTCGGCGGTAGGATCTCTGGCCGCAGCCATCAAACCCCTCGATATGGTGGTTCCGGATCAGTTTATTGATCGCACTCAACATCGTACCGCCAGTTTCTTCGGTGAGGGGATTGTCGCTCATATCGGCTTTGCCGATCCGGTCTGTCCTCAACTGGCGTCTCTGATTGCCGAAACCGCCAGCAGTCTTCCCCTAGACGGAGTTGATGTTCACAGCGGCGGCACCTATATCTGCATGGAAGGGCCCGCCTTCTCCACCCGGGCTGAATCCCATCTCTATCGCAGTTGGGGCGCGAGTGTAATTGGTATGACCAACCTCACCGAAGCCAAACTGGCCCGAGAAGCGGAAATTGCCTACGCCACCCTCGCCCTCGTCACCGATTATGACTGTTGGCATCCAGACCATGACAGCGTCACCGTTGAGATGGTGGTCAATAACCTCCGTCTTAATGCTCACAATGCTCAACAGGTGATTCGCGAAACAGTGCGCCGCCTCCATGATGCCCCCTTTGTCAGTGAGGCACACTCGGCCCTGAAATTTGCCGTGTTAACCCCTTGGGATAAGGTTCCTGAGACGACTAAGGGTAAATTAGAATTACTGCTGCGACCCTATCTTTAA
- the cofH gene encoding 7,8-didemethyl-8-hydroxy-5-deazariboflavin synthase subunit CofH, which yields MSNLTRFEASQGTQATTLDSILDRALGGDAITEAEGVTLLEQTDTGAIAAIREAADELRRQQVGDTVTYIINRNLNFTNICQQHCSFCAFRRDAGQEGAYWLDLEVMLHKAQEAVERGATELCMQGGLNPEAKQEGSSLAYYLNLVRELKQACPQLHFHAFSPQEIQFIAQQDDLSYAAVIAALQEAGVGSMPGTAAEVLDEQVRRILCPEKTDTATWLEIVETAHRLGMPTTSTMLSGHIETRQQQMGHFGKLRSLQQRAGDRNYPARITEFILLPFIGQEAPAPLRQRVGRDQPILEDALLLTAVARLFLGQWIPNHQPSWVKLGLTGATTALTWGCNDIGGTLMEEHITSMAGAQGGTCMEPETLQEAIRSLGRTPQQRDTLYCYQ from the coding sequence ATGTCCAATCTAACAAGGTTTGAAGCGAGTCAGGGAACCCAAGCCACGACCCTGGATTCTATTCTCGATCGCGCCCTAGGGGGGGACGCGATAACTGAAGCCGAGGGGGTGACTCTCCTAGAACAAACCGATACTGGGGCGATCGCCGCCATCCGCGAGGCTGCCGATGAGTTACGACGGCAACAGGTGGGGGATACGGTCACCTACATTATCAACCGCAATCTTAACTTCACCAATATCTGTCAGCAACATTGTAGCTTCTGTGCCTTTCGTCGCGATGCGGGGCAGGAGGGGGCCTATTGGCTCGATTTGGAGGTGATGCTACACAAAGCCCAGGAAGCGGTTGAGCGAGGGGCCACGGAACTCTGTATGCAGGGAGGCTTGAACCCCGAGGCCAAACAGGAGGGTTCGTCCCTGGCCTATTATCTAAATCTGGTTCGTGAGTTGAAACAGGCCTGTCCTCAATTACATTTTCATGCCTTTTCCCCCCAAGAGATTCAATTCATCGCCCAACAGGATGACCTAAGTTATGCGGCGGTGATTGCGGCGTTGCAAGAGGCGGGCGTGGGGTCGATGCCAGGGACAGCGGCAGAAGTGTTAGATGAGCAGGTTCGCCGCATCCTCTGTCCTGAGAAAACCGATACCGCCACTTGGTTGGAGATAGTCGAAACCGCCCATCGTCTGGGGATGCCCACCACGAGTACCATGCTCTCGGGCCATATTGAAACTCGTCAGCAACAGATGGGACATTTTGGCAAGTTGCGATCGCTGCAACAACGGGCGGGCGATCGCAATTATCCAGCCCGAATCACGGAATTTATTTTACTGCCCTTTATCGGTCAAGAGGCGCCAGCCCCCCTACGGCAACGAGTGGGACGAGATCAGCCAATTTTAGAGGATGCCCTCTTACTCACGGCTGTGGCCCGCCTATTCCTGGGACAATGGATTCCCAACCATCAACCCAGTTGGGTCAAACTGGGCTTAACCGGCGCCACCACCGCCCTCACCTGGGGCTGTAATGACATTGGTGGCACACTCATGGAGGAACATATTACCTCCATGGCTGGCGCTCAAGGGGGAACCTGTATGGAACCCGAAACCCTGCAAGAGGCTATTCGTTCCCTGGGCCGAACTCCGCAACAACGGGATACGCTTTATTGTTATCAATAA
- the ilvN gene encoding acetolactate synthase small subunit produces MKHTLSVLVEDEAGVLTRIAALFARRGFNIESLAVGTGEQGDVSRVTMVVNGNDQVIEQIVKQLYKLINVLKVQDITEIPCVERELMLVKVNATSSTRSEIVELAQIFRSRVVDVADDSLILEVVGDPGKMVAFAKVLQKFGIREIARTGKIALTRESGVNTEFLRLLETKL; encoded by the coding sequence ATGAAACACACGCTCTCGGTTTTGGTAGAAGACGAGGCGGGGGTGCTGACTCGCATCGCGGCACTGTTCGCCCGTCGTGGTTTTAATATCGAAAGTTTGGCAGTAGGTACGGGGGAACAGGGTGATGTCTCCCGGGTTACGATGGTGGTCAACGGGAATGACCAGGTCATCGAACAAATTGTCAAGCAATTGTATAAACTGATCAATGTCCTCAAGGTTCAGGATATTACGGAGATTCCCTGTGTGGAACGGGAACTGATGTTGGTCAAGGTCAATGCTACCAGTAGCACTCGCTCGGAAATTGTGGAGTTAGCCCAGATTTTTCGCTCGCGGGTGGTGGATGTGGCCGATGATTCCCTGATTCTGGAGGTGGTGGGAGATCCTGGTAAGATGGTAGCATTTGCCAAGGTCTTACAGAAGTTTGGGATTCGTGAGATTGCCCGAACCGGTAAGATCGCTCTAACCCGCGAGTCGGGTGTCAATACGGAGTTCCTACGTCTGCTAGAAACGAAGTTGTAA
- a CDS encoding amidase, which produces MNPTDLAFSSALDQARLIRSGEISPLELTQVYLDRIARHNDRLGAYITVAEERAISTAKQQTDHWHQGDRAQLPPFFGVPMPIKDLAPVAGLPCLRGLAALRDRIAEYTPAHIQAIEGAGFNLLGKTSTSELGSMPFTEPMGLPTARNPWNLDYTPGGSSGGAAAAVAAGLAPLAHGSDGGGSVRGPAGCCGLVGFKPSRGRISQAPEGEHLMGLATPGPLARTVRDAAALLDVMSGYVVGDPYWLPNPEISFLEQIEQELPPLKIAVATEIPDWPIHPDCQAAVQQTAKHLEQLGHHLGVGCPDFSGLEEPFQKIFAGAIAATGVPPEALSPINRWLMEQAGTAAELWQAIAQLRFISRQIVSFFDDWDILLLPTYAHPIIKVGQWSSHSPEAAFKAVSEWVMPCPPFNATGQPAISLPAGFDSQGLPMSVQLVGKPGADAQVLQLAAQLEKRAGWTQHRPPEPVS; this is translated from the coding sequence ATGAACCCCACGGATTTAGCCTTTTCCTCCGCCCTCGATCAAGCCCGGTTAATTCGCTCTGGGGAGATCTCCCCTCTGGAATTAACACAGGTGTATCTCGATCGCATTGCCCGCCACAACGATCGCCTCGGGGCTTATATCACCGTCGCCGAAGAACGAGCCATCAGCACTGCCAAACAACAAACCGACCACTGGCATCAGGGCGATCGCGCTCAACTGCCTCCCTTCTTCGGCGTTCCCATGCCCATTAAAGACCTGGCCCCCGTCGCCGGGTTGCCCTGTCTGAGAGGCTTAGCCGCCCTGCGCGATCGCATTGCCGAGTATACCCCCGCCCATATCCAAGCCATCGAAGGGGCTGGATTTAACCTGCTTGGGAAAACCTCCACCTCAGAATTAGGCTCGATGCCCTTCACTGAACCGATGGGCCTACCCACCGCGCGCAATCCCTGGAATCTCGACTATACCCCCGGCGGCTCCAGTGGTGGGGCAGCCGCCGCCGTGGCCGCTGGACTGGCGCCCCTAGCTCATGGCTCCGATGGGGGAGGCTCCGTGCGTGGCCCAGCGGGATGTTGTGGCCTCGTGGGCTTCAAACCCTCCCGAGGACGCATTTCTCAAGCCCCCGAAGGGGAACACCTAATGGGATTAGCCACACCCGGCCCCCTAGCGCGAACGGTACGGGATGCGGCGGCCCTCCTGGATGTGATGTCGGGATATGTGGTGGGTGATCCCTACTGGCTCCCCAATCCTGAGATTTCATTTCTGGAGCAAATCGAGCAAGAGTTACCCCCCTTAAAAATCGCCGTGGCCACCGAGATTCCCGATTGGCCCATTCACCCCGACTGTCAAGCCGCCGTGCAACAGACCGCTAAGCATCTCGAACAACTCGGCCATCACCTCGGGGTGGGTTGTCCTGACTTTTCAGGATTAGAAGAGCCATTTCAAAAAATCTTTGCCGGGGCCATCGCCGCCACCGGAGTTCCCCCAGAAGCCCTCAGCCCCATTAACCGTTGGCTCATGGAGCAAGCTGGAACCGCCGCCGAACTGTGGCAGGCGATCGCCCAATTGCGGTTTATCTCCCGGCAAATTGTCAGTTTCTTTGATGATTGGGATATCTTACTCCTACCCACCTATGCCCATCCCATTATTAAAGTTGGGCAATGGTCTTCTCACAGCCCCGAGGCCGCCTTCAAAGCCGTCAGCGAATGGGTCATGCCCTGTCCTCCCTTCAACGCCACCGGCCAACCGGCAATTTCCTTACCCGCTGGTTTTGACTCCCAGGGATTGCCCATGAGTGTACAATTGGTAGGCAAGCCGGGTGCTGATGCTCAAGTTTTACAACTCGCAGCACAATTAGAGAAACGTGCAGGCTGGACTCAACATCGTCCACCTGAACCGGTAAGCTAA
- a CDS encoding DUF1049 domain-containing protein codes for MPRFPLLVISSLTALWVAAIAILAVQNATAVSVQFLMFASVPIPLGTLMAFSGALGLLTGAIAIAITAK; via the coding sequence ATGCCCCGTTTTCCTCTGCTGGTCATCTCTAGTTTGACAGCGCTTTGGGTGGCGGCGATCGCCATCCTGGCCGTGCAAAATGCCACCGCCGTCTCGGTGCAGTTTCTCATGTTTGCCTCCGTTCCCATTCCCCTGGGAACCCTCATGGCCTTTTCGGGAGCCTTGGGACTGCTGACGGGGGCGATCGCCATTGCCATCACCGCCAAATAA
- a CDS encoding flippase-like domain-containing protein encodes MKSLLRRLKPYLRWFILGATLFFLLQTLYQHWSEVSQMRLRPRGGGWLLASLGVTLLAHTWSGWVWGWILREFNQPVSQAWATRVFLKTNIAKYLPGNIWHFYGRIREGQKAELSGVAVTASVLLEPLLMAAATLPVVLFAVGESRGWLGGLALVAVCVGIHPRFLNPILEWVAQLKLKGKSLPNGDSTSDASPPPSKEFRIRRYPLRPLVGEFLFVGLRTSGFLLVWLAIAPISLVDLPLLFGGFSFAWLLGLVVPGAPGGVGVLEATAVSVLGTRFPMGTVLAAVTVYRLMSVLAEAAGAAIALLWEHRSGKS; translated from the coding sequence GTGAAATCACTCCTACGCCGCCTCAAACCCTATCTACGTTGGTTTATCTTAGGGGCGACCCTCTTTTTTCTGCTACAAACCCTCTACCAGCATTGGAGTGAGGTGAGCCAGATGCGGCTACGGCCGCGAGGGGGAGGTTGGCTGCTAGCATCCCTTGGCGTCACTTTACTGGCTCATACCTGGTCAGGATGGGTTTGGGGTTGGATTTTGCGGGAGTTTAACCAGCCAGTGTCTCAAGCCTGGGCCACCCGCGTTTTTCTAAAAACTAACATTGCTAAATATCTCCCGGGCAATATCTGGCATTTCTACGGACGAATTCGGGAAGGGCAAAAGGCGGAGTTATCGGGGGTAGCGGTGACGGCGAGTGTTCTCCTCGAACCCCTGCTGATGGCGGCGGCAACTTTACCGGTGGTGTTGTTTGCGGTGGGGGAGTCTCGGGGTTGGCTGGGCGGTTTGGCGTTAGTGGCGGTTTGTGTGGGCATTCATCCCCGTTTCTTGAACCCGATCCTGGAATGGGTGGCTCAGTTGAAACTCAAGGGGAAATCTCTCCCGAATGGGGATTCGACCTCTGATGCGTCTCCCCCACCGTCTAAGGAATTTCGCATCCGCCGTTATCCCCTCCGTCCTCTGGTGGGGGAGTTTTTGTTTGTGGGATTGCGAACCAGTGGCTTTCTCTTGGTTTGGTTGGCGATCGCCCCCATTTCCCTAGTAGATTTACCCCTCTTATTTGGCGGCTTTAGCTTTGCTTGGTTACTGGGGTTAGTGGTTCCGGGGGCCCCTGGGGGGGTTGGGGTTCTCGAAGCCACCGCTGTCTCGGTGTTGGGAACCCGGTTTCCTATGGGGACAGTGTTGGCGGCTGTGACCGTTTATCGTCTCATGAGTGTCCTAGCTGAAGCCGCCGGGGCTGCGATCGCCCTCCTGTGGGAACATCGCTCCGGGAAGTCCTGA
- a CDS encoding BON domain-containing protein, protein MSWLSRIFGKDEEKKAQESPAMPIKEAVEKAGGKIAAAATGATSAEAAEKGEPIPPERVGLDGKYDQSGLAKRVVRAFDDNSETDDIETVWVAQLGTKVVLKGKVPSQKDLDRLVAIAKGVEGASDVDTSEVEVVS, encoded by the coding sequence ATGAGTTGGTTAAGCCGAATTTTTGGTAAAGACGAAGAGAAAAAAGCCCAAGAATCTCCAGCGATGCCCATCAAAGAAGCCGTCGAGAAAGCCGGAGGCAAAATCGCGGCGGCCGCCACCGGTGCCACCTCCGCCGAAGCGGCTGAAAAGGGGGAGCCGATTCCTCCAGAACGGGTTGGCTTGGACGGTAAATACGACCAAAGCGGATTGGCCAAGCGAGTCGTTCGGGCCTTTGACGACAACTCCGAGACCGATGACATTGAAACCGTCTGGGTGGCACAACTCGGAACCAAGGTGGTGCTAAAAGGCAAAGTCCCCAGTCAGAAAGACCTAGACCGGCTTGTCGCCATTGCTAAAGGCGTTGAAGGTGCGAGCGATGTAGATACGAGTGAAGTCGAGGTCGTATCCTAG
- a CDS encoding retroviral-like aspartic protease family protein, protein MKRTVLLSIAAIAVFGLPERALSQEFEGCFFIDGHGQLINLDNLCPRPSNGGNADSSAPTSVIPGERSQAANLVEVPIQRRVAGIPVVEVMFNGRRSYEMLVDTGASGTVITAQMAQDLNITRAGTAIIDTASERGVQMDIGYVSSMEINGIALRNTPVTIGSEALQLGLLGQDFLRGYDVTIRENSLEFSRRN, encoded by the coding sequence ATGAAACGAACTGTTTTGCTCTCAATTGCCGCGATCGCCGTTTTCGGACTGCCAGAACGTGCTCTATCTCAGGAATTTGAAGGCTGCTTTTTCATTGATGGTCATGGTCAGCTGATTAATTTAGATAATCTCTGTCCCCGTCCGTCTAACGGGGGAAATGCAGACAGTTCAGCCCCGACGAGTGTTATTCCTGGGGAGCGATCGCAAGCTGCGAACCTTGTGGAAGTGCCGATTCAACGGCGGGTGGCGGGGATTCCCGTGGTCGAGGTGATGTTCAATGGCCGTCGCTCCTATGAGATGCTGGTAGACACTGGAGCGAGTGGCACGGTGATTACGGCACAAATGGCCCAGGATTTAAATATTACCCGAGCGGGAACGGCGATCATTGATACAGCCAGTGAACGTGGGGTGCAAATGGATATCGGCTATGTGTCTTCGATGGAAATCAATGGCATTGCTCTACGCAATACTCCCGTCACCATTGGTTCGGAGGCGTTACAACTGGGGTTGCTGGGGCAAGATTTTCTCAGAGGTTATGATGTCACGATTCGGGAAAACAGTTTGGAATTTTCCCGGCGTAATTAA